A genome region from Halomarina salina includes the following:
- a CDS encoding RNA-guided endonuclease InsQ/TnpB family protein: protein MQMEVKRTVPVKLDVPDERRDDLHTTIDQFNDAANYTVENGRNDDGYLILNKSNIHDEVYYDLRDRTGLPSNLCIRAYSKAVEAMKSTVEDWKKGNSRPLPRFNEPSAVYDKRTLTIRDRSATLSTVNGRVEAEYVLGDYQRSYLDDDEYERRMGTLHYRDDEDAFYLHIVIQKEIDERDGNRVLGVDLNLKNVAVTSTGQFFDGGELLWGQNHYFRVRRSLQDKGTRSAKQTLRQVSGRETRFVLDRLHTISRRLVEEAVSHDCSYIAVERLTHIRDRMENRNDRIKRQMHNWAFRELQEMVAYKAAEYGIRVEDVNPAFSSQTCSKCGHQSSTNRDSDGWFACNECRYELDGDYNAAKNIGKRLITVPEGKRPSGLGDGQLALKSGTLNGTGDYTPDDPSGSADRESTDKPRPQTRA, encoded by the coding sequence ATGCAGATGGAGGTCAAGCGCACCGTCCCCGTCAAACTCGACGTGCCCGACGAGCGGCGCGACGACCTCCATACCACCATCGACCAGTTCAACGACGCCGCCAACTACACGGTCGAGAACGGACGCAACGACGACGGCTACCTCATCCTCAACAAGTCCAACATCCACGACGAGGTGTACTACGACCTTCGGGACCGGACGGGCCTGCCGTCGAACCTCTGCATCCGCGCCTACTCGAAGGCGGTCGAAGCGATGAAGTCCACCGTCGAGGACTGGAAGAAGGGCAACAGCCGCCCCCTTCCGCGCTTCAACGAACCGTCCGCCGTGTACGACAAACGGACGTTGACCATCCGCGACCGAAGTGCAACACTCTCGACGGTCAACGGACGGGTCGAAGCCGAGTACGTTCTTGGCGACTACCAGCGGTCGTACTTGGACGACGACGAGTACGAGCGCCGGATGGGGACGTTGCACTACCGCGACGACGAAGATGCGTTCTACCTCCACATCGTCATCCAAAAAGAGATAGACGAACGCGACGGCAACCGCGTTCTCGGCGTCGATTTGAACTTGAAGAACGTCGCCGTGACAAGCACGGGACAGTTCTTCGATGGTGGCGAACTGTTGTGGGGCCAGAACCATTACTTCCGAGTCCGCCGGAGCCTCCAAGACAAAGGCACTCGTTCCGCCAAGCAGACACTCAGGCAAGTGTCGGGGCGAGAAACCCGCTTCGTCTTGGACCGTCTGCACACCATTTCTCGGCGACTCGTCGAAGAAGCCGTCTCCCACGACTGTTCGTATATCGCCGTCGAACGACTGACGCACATCCGCGACCGGATGGAAAACCGGAACGACCGCATCAAGCGCCAGATGCACAACTGGGCATTCCGCGAGTTGCAAGAGATGGTCGCGTACAAGGCCGCTGAGTACGGCATCCGCGTCGAAGACGTGAACCCCGCGTTCTCGTCGCAGACCTGCTCGAAGTGCGGCCACCAGTCGAGTACGAACCGCGATTCGGACGGCTGGTTCGCCTGCAACGAGTGCAGATACGAACTCGACGGCGACTACAACGCGGCGAAGAACATCGGCAAGCGACTGATAACTGTACCCGAGGGCAAACGTCCCTCGGGGTTGGGCGACGGTCAACTCGCCCTCAAGTCCGGGACGCTGAACGGGACTGGGGACTACACCCCCGACGACCCCTCCGGGTCGGCAGACCGGGAGTCCACGGACAAGCCCCGCCCTCAGACGCGAGCGTAA
- a CDS encoding DUF192 domain-containing protein, whose protein sequence is MYSDLTSPNYATATIYDENGGYLESVEGPVAATWRELAIGLSEIESLDPDRGMFFRHKQEKERAYVMRDMAFPIDIIFIDADGTITTIHHVEPETDGEPYTEYRGRAKYVLEVPYQWTIENDIAVGDTVQFEWGPPRVRSGGSTVVAIIEDEHGPDVVVPEPHRSPSFPRSSA, encoded by the coding sequence ATGTACTCTGATCTGACTTCGCCGAACTACGCGACAGCGACCATCTACGACGAAAACGGTGGCTATCTCGAATCCGTCGAGGGCCCCGTCGCCGCGACGTGGCGCGAACTGGCCATCGGGCTCTCAGAAATCGAGTCGCTCGACCCCGACCGCGGGATGTTCTTCCGCCACAAACAGGAGAAAGAGCGTGCCTACGTCATGCGGGATATGGCCTTCCCCATCGACATCATCTTCATCGACGCCGACGGGACCATCACGACCATCCACCACGTCGAACCCGAAACCGACGGCGAACCCTATACGGAATATCGGGGGCGAGCGAAGTACGTCCTCGAAGTACCATACCAGTGGACGATTGAGAACGACATCGCCGTCGGCGACACAGTACAATTCGAGTGGGGGCCACCGCGAGTTCGCAGCGGCGGTTCGACTGTCGTCGCTATCATCGAGGACGAACACGGACCCGATGTGGTCGTCCCCGAGCCGCACCGCTCCCCGAGTTTTCCCCGATCGAGCGCTTGA
- a CDS encoding MFS transporter, which produces MRTPGVVTRYYLYEATDTSGFVWPVFTLFLLSRGLSFTEIATLSAAMAVLVVVGEVPTGYVGDRIGRRNSLVVGRVAAVASLLGFLVVTTFPGFLALYALWALTFTFASGTEEAWLYETLDDRLDADEFTRVRGRGRAIGSWAMAATMVASGFLYVGNVEWPFLAAAAVGVLSVGVLLTMPEPGGDGERD; this is translated from the coding sequence ATGCGTACCCCCGGTGTCGTCACACGGTACTACCTGTACGAGGCCACCGACACCTCGGGGTTCGTCTGGCCGGTGTTCACGCTGTTCCTGCTCTCGCGGGGGCTCTCCTTCACCGAGATAGCCACACTGAGCGCCGCGATGGCCGTCCTCGTCGTCGTGGGGGAAGTGCCCACGGGCTACGTCGGCGACCGCATCGGCCGGCGAAACAGCCTCGTCGTCGGTCGGGTTGCGGCCGTCGCCTCGCTGCTCGGGTTCCTCGTCGTCACGACGTTCCCCGGCTTCCTCGCGCTCTACGCGCTCTGGGCGCTGACGTTCACGTTCGCCTCCGGCACCGAGGAAGCGTGGCTGTACGAGACGCTCGACGACCGTCTCGACGCCGACGAGTTCACCCGCGTCCGGGGTCGCGGCCGGGCCATCGGGTCGTGGGCGATGGCCGCCACGATGGTCGCCTCGGGCTTTCTCTACGTCGGTAACGTGGAGTGGCCGTTTCTCGCGGCGGCGGCCGTCGGTGTGCTGAGCGTGGGCGTCCTGCTGACGATGCCCGAGCCCGGCGGCGACGGCGAGCGGGACTAA
- a CDS encoding TrbC/VirB2 family protein codes for MNTLPVTKHLKKHRMTVLMGLIALTLFVQPVAAQTGTSGLEGIMTNLYDTVLLVLKYAGLVGLALGAIVWFTARKNSDRAENGMWLMIGGASMTIFYFGVTVFVALLEWIATP; via the coding sequence ATGAACACCCTCCCTGTAACGAAACACCTGAAGAAGCACCGAATGACCGTCCTCATGGGCCTCATCGCACTGACCCTCTTCGTGCAGCCTGTCGCGGCACAGACCGGCACGAGTGGTCTGGAAGGCATCATGACCAACCTGTACGACACCGTCCTGCTCGTCCTCAAGTACGCAGGTCTCGTCGGCCTCGCGCTAGGCGCAATCGTCTGGTTCACCGCCCGCAAGAACTCCGACCGTGCAGAAAACGGGATGTGGCTCATGATCGGCGGAGCCAGCATGACGATCTTCTACTTCGGGGTCACCGTCTTCGTGGCGCTTCTCGAGTGGATCGCCACCCCCTGA
- a CDS encoding phage NrS-1 polymerase family protein yields the protein MTNIDVTNDAIPANIRSIENWILWREGERNGKATKIPTKPYRTSGDINCDVTNPKQRRDFDTAWEALNDSRVPGDGLGFVFTDNVSITGVDLDKCRDPDTGELEDWAEDIIDRLDSYTEVSPSGTGVHILVGGELTATGNRRGRVEMYDSDRYFTVTGAHLEDTPTEIRKCQDELDAVHGEYIRGESSSDRQLSLADTAVSDTSESGGNRGGRRSTEVPGRQSESALVERYGDTFRNIRDPAIREALERVQTKYLPPVCPSTFADLAGPGIELSDSEILKRMYDSQGGDRKRRLYEGDSSMWGSHDADYPSQSEADMAFAHTLAFWTGKDPDRMDALFRTSGLMRPKWDGQHYSSGATYGAVTLARALLRVDDHYELPSDDGVKFSKADGPTASSSPSTSASDIPANDVASSASAQKPQDSAGAAGGSFVSDGTSASAEAAPSAPGPLHTDDAVTAAESSPDVLLDLDGDNDSDSGADDGDVGVDMGVDPAAAADAAANAPTGQSASTAMRDASPASNDRGESTPGGSVTPQGVSPAAPDGTDIDSDLDESTQRMMTESVMRAGGKWSRTNPHLDDSEKHPTDWTVGPIEGRTPTAQAMKVAREDNRVLARYQTRLEERLRDLADVEEERDRYKFTAETYLKAMDELMGERERYRSQLTRAGLLSPADADLPDDSVKRLKQILRPMVRSEDVATAKETLSGLDAVLREYEEANERIQADERERRKQRGMFSRFFG from the coding sequence ATGACGAATATAGACGTAACAAACGACGCAATCCCGGCCAATATCCGCTCTATCGAGAACTGGATTCTCTGGCGTGAGGGAGAGCGCAACGGGAAAGCTACCAAAATCCCGACTAAACCGTATCGCACCAGCGGTGATATCAACTGCGACGTCACCAACCCCAAACAGCGCCGCGACTTCGACACTGCGTGGGAGGCACTCAACGACTCCCGCGTGCCCGGCGATGGCCTTGGCTTCGTCTTCACCGACAACGTCTCCATCACCGGCGTCGACCTCGATAAGTGTCGTGACCCTGATACAGGCGAGCTCGAAGACTGGGCCGAAGATATCATCGACCGACTCGACTCATACACCGAAGTGTCTCCCTCCGGCACGGGTGTGCATATCCTCGTCGGGGGCGAACTGACCGCCACCGGGAATCGCCGGGGTCGCGTCGAGATGTACGACTCCGATCGCTACTTCACCGTGACCGGGGCGCACCTCGAGGACACGCCCACGGAGATTCGGAAATGTCAGGACGAGTTAGACGCCGTTCACGGTGAGTACATTCGTGGTGAGTCCAGCTCGGATAGGCAGTTGAGTCTCGCCGATACCGCCGTGAGCGATACCTCAGAAAGTGGAGGTAATCGTGGCGGTCGGCGTTCCACCGAAGTCCCTGGTCGGCAGAGTGAAAGCGCCCTCGTCGAGCGCTACGGTGACACCTTCAGAAACATCCGTGACCCGGCCATCCGAGAAGCCCTCGAGCGGGTCCAGACGAAGTACCTTCCCCCGGTGTGCCCCAGTACGTTTGCCGACCTCGCAGGGCCCGGTATCGAGCTATCAGATAGCGAGATTCTGAAGCGGATGTACGACTCGCAAGGTGGCGACCGGAAACGCCGCCTCTACGAAGGCGACTCTTCGATGTGGGGGTCTCACGATGCCGATTATCCGAGTCAGTCTGAAGCGGATATGGCGTTCGCTCATACGCTTGCGTTCTGGACGGGGAAAGACCCCGATCGGATGGACGCGCTCTTTCGTACCTCCGGGTTGATGCGACCCAAGTGGGACGGCCAACACTACTCGAGCGGTGCGACCTATGGCGCCGTCACTCTCGCCCGCGCGCTCCTCCGAGTGGATGACCACTACGAACTCCCGAGTGACGATGGGGTGAAGTTCTCGAAGGCCGACGGGCCAACGGCATCGTCCTCTCCCTCGACCTCGGCCTCGGATATCCCCGCGAATGACGTGGCATCATCAGCATCCGCTCAGAAGCCACAGGACTCCGCTGGTGCGGCCGGGGGTTCTTTCGTGAGTGATGGCACGTCTGCATCGGCCGAGGCCGCTCCGAGCGCCCCAGGTCCGCTGCACACGGATGACGCCGTGACTGCCGCCGAGAGTTCCCCCGACGTACTCCTCGACCTCGACGGCGACAACGACAGCGACAGTGGGGCCGACGACGGAGATGTGGGTGTGGATATGGGTGTGGACCCGGCCGCTGCTGCGGACGCGGCTGCGAACGCCCCCACTGGACAGTCAGCGTCGACGGCCATGCGCGACGCTTCCCCCGCCTCGAACGACCGGGGCGAGTCGACCCCTGGTGGGAGCGTCACTCCCCAGGGCGTCTCGCCCGCTGCTCCCGACGGGACGGACATCGACTCCGACCTCGATGAGAGTACGCAACGGATGATGACCGAGTCCGTCATGAGAGCCGGTGGTAAATGGTCGCGGACGAATCCGCATCTCGACGATTCCGAGAAGCATCCTACGGATTGGACCGTTGGTCCTATCGAGGGTCGGACGCCGACGGCGCAGGCGATGAAGGTCGCTCGCGAGGACAACCGCGTGCTTGCGAGGTATCAGACCCGCCTCGAAGAGCGGCTCCGCGATCTCGCGGATGTTGAGGAGGAACGCGACCGCTACAAGTTCACCGCCGAGACCTACCTGAAGGCGATGGACGAGCTGATGGGTGAACGCGAACGCTACCGCAGCCAGCTCACGCGGGCCGGCTTGTTGTCGCCGGCCGACGCCGACCTTCCGGATGACTCCGTCAAGCGGCTCAAGCAGATTCTCCGCCCGATGGTTCGTAGCGAAGACGTTGCGACGGCCAAGGAGACGCTCTCAGGCCTCGATGCCGTCCTTCGCGAGTACGAGGAGGCCAACGAGCGGATCCAGGCCGACGAACGCGAACGCCGGAAACAGCGGGGAATGTTCTCCCGCTTCTTCGGCTAA
- a CDS encoding MFS transporter has product MSPRPTTTDSETTASNEPQQNYQSIWLVVAGASLISTGLAAYEIVPASVTPLIRDSLGIGSTIAGFLVGIMFGTAVIASLPTGAVLDRTDSRTAMALAVLTLVVAGTWGWIAGQRGDYRSVIASRALGGVAYVVVWNAGIDIVSRAATSENRATAVGIFTASGPIGFALGQGTGPLIAHRFGWPAIFVAFTGLTLVGFVLFWPASRGLGASSGDAPSIQEFGAVLRNRKVWSVGLLGFLGYSLYLFVNSWGASYLTTELGLSLAVSGLLVAVFPAIGVVSRISSGLLSDRVFGGRRQPIVFGSFVVAAPLVLVFTRFRSLPLLVGLLLLTGFAVQLTLGLSFTYVREIVDSRVAATAVAFQTSVGLAGAFLAPIAGGVVIDLAGFDTAFLLAGCLAICGIAVAWRAPEPAYS; this is encoded by the coding sequence ATGTCTCCCCGACCTACCACCACCGATTCCGAAACAACAGCCAGTAACGAACCGCAACAGAACTATCAGTCGATATGGCTGGTCGTAGCTGGAGCCAGTCTCATCTCGACAGGGTTGGCTGCCTACGAGATCGTCCCTGCGAGTGTCACCCCACTCATTCGTGACTCGCTGGGTATCGGCTCGACGATCGCGGGCTTCCTCGTCGGCATCATGTTCGGCACCGCAGTAATCGCAAGCCTCCCAACTGGAGCGGTGCTCGACCGGACGGATTCCAGAACTGCGATGGCCCTTGCAGTTCTCACCCTCGTTGTTGCAGGGACGTGGGGATGGATCGCTGGCCAGCGAGGGGACTACCGGTCAGTGATTGCATCACGAGCCCTCGGTGGGGTCGCCTACGTCGTCGTCTGGAACGCCGGCATCGATATCGTGAGTCGGGCAGCGACCAGCGAAAACCGGGCAACTGCTGTCGGCATCTTCACCGCTAGTGGCCCGATCGGATTTGCGCTCGGGCAGGGGACTGGACCACTGATTGCGCATCGATTCGGGTGGCCCGCGATCTTTGTCGCGTTCACGGGCCTCACGCTAGTCGGGTTCGTCCTGTTCTGGCCGGCCAGTCGAGGCCTCGGGGCGAGCAGTGGAGACGCGCCCTCGATTCAGGAGTTCGGCGCGGTTCTTCGAAACCGGAAGGTGTGGTCAGTTGGGTTGCTCGGCTTTCTGGGCTATTCGTTATACCTGTTCGTGAATAGCTGGGGTGCGTCGTATCTCACGACCGAACTAGGCCTGTCACTCGCAGTGAGTGGGCTGTTGGTGGCTGTGTTCCCCGCAATTGGCGTCGTCTCCAGAATCAGTAGTGGACTCCTGTCTGACCGAGTTTTCGGTGGTCGCCGCCAACCCATCGTCTTCGGTTCCTTCGTGGTTGCTGCGCCACTCGTACTCGTCTTCACTCGGTTTCGATCGCTTCCACTGCTCGTTGGGCTCCTCCTTCTCACCGGGTTTGCGGTTCAGCTCACGCTGGGGCTGTCTTTCACATACGTCCGAGAAATCGTCGATTCCCGGGTCGCTGCGACAGCCGTCGCGTTCCAGACGAGTGTTGGGCTAGCGGGAGCGTTTCTCGCACCGATTGCAGGAGGTGTCGTCATCGATCTTGCAGGGTTCGATACGGCATTTCTATTGGCTGGATGCCTCGCGATCTGCGGAATCGCGGTCGCATGGCGAGCACCAGAGCCGGCCTACTCGTAA
- a CDS encoding bacterio-opsin activator domain-containing protein — MVLSSPVTDSSTVLLVGTDDWLTRFAATLEARTDATVKTVGSKVETLEIVRERTTDCLISEYALEGATGLELLREIRTETTSLPVLLCTADGSEAIASEAIEAGVTDYIALTDPAEEMIDQLTERVERAIRSAQRASTQRERARQFDAIFNDSRTATWVLATDGTLERVNETAREMIDVKTESIVGEPFWTLPWWTDPGTTNTDVQQIVEKALDGRFGNAVVTQPPHVEEPRVIDLSVRPVESERGDIVSILVEGVDITERVDLERDLRQSEELHRVTLNNMTDTVLITNEDGEYTYVCPNVHFIFGYTADEIHDRETIDDLLGADLFDRDELRAEGVLKNIETTATDKAGREHTLLVNVREVSIQDGTLLFSCRDITKRKQREEALATLQGTARDFLYAETHQEIAQHVVDDTPGVLDLEASAVYLFDADSNDLRPAARSTTMRELNGPLPTVHADGETLPSYSFVEDEALFFDDVHQADRLENRATELRSAAYIPLGNHGVFVVGSNRVGAFDDVTRELADLLAATAEAALDRVTRESRLREQDRTLQAQNEQLTSLNRINETIREIDQALVQAETREEVDHTVCELLTADDRFRFAWIGTVDMTTDVVEPRAWAGSEQGYLDSQAFAIDMSSAEPAGQTAATGDLTMVTNVAAGLREDPWRKEALARDYLSVLSIPLVYNDLTHGVLTVYAPTQDAFDDMTKAVLGELGETIASALSAIERKNALLTTSMTRVEFAIDDSAFVLTRLAKDAACTLSYQGGVQQSTEGSYVFVTVEDGAVTDVADAASQLVGVDEVQQISEAGEGGVLRLRLTQPFLAMELADHGAVFREATADPASTILVIDIPDSIDVRTVTQLVRETFSTAELRSKQTLDQSAEHDLYSKFLKKLTERQLEVIQTAYYSGFFESPRESTGEDVAETLGISPPAFYKHARTVQRKLFETLFEENNFSIPGTGEVQ; from the coding sequence ATGGTTCTTTCCTCCCCCGTCACCGATTCGTCGACGGTGTTGCTCGTCGGGACCGACGACTGGCTCACGCGATTCGCCGCGACGCTTGAGGCTCGGACTGACGCGACGGTGAAGACAGTTGGAAGCAAGGTGGAAACGCTCGAAATCGTTCGAGAGCGAACCACAGATTGTCTCATCAGCGAGTACGCGCTCGAAGGGGCAACCGGACTCGAACTCCTCAGGGAGATCCGGACTGAAACAACGTCGCTTCCGGTATTACTCTGTACCGCCGACGGGAGCGAAGCCATCGCTAGCGAGGCAATCGAAGCCGGCGTCACCGATTACATCGCACTCACGGACCCGGCCGAAGAGATGATCGACCAACTCACCGAGCGAGTTGAGCGGGCGATTCGGTCCGCACAGCGAGCGAGCACGCAACGGGAGCGGGCTAGACAGTTCGACGCGATATTCAACGACTCACGGACCGCGACGTGGGTTCTTGCCACGGATGGCACGCTTGAACGCGTGAACGAGACTGCCCGAGAGATGATCGACGTAAAAACCGAGTCAATCGTTGGTGAACCCTTCTGGACGCTTCCGTGGTGGACAGACCCCGGTACGACGAACACGGACGTACAACAGATCGTGGAGAAAGCACTCGATGGGAGATTCGGCAACGCGGTCGTCACACAGCCACCACACGTCGAGGAACCACGCGTCATCGATCTCTCTGTGCGCCCAGTCGAGAGTGAACGCGGCGACATCGTTTCGATTCTCGTCGAGGGGGTCGACATCACTGAGCGCGTCGACCTCGAACGTGACCTGCGTCAATCGGAGGAACTCCATCGAGTTACGCTCAACAACATGACCGACACCGTCCTCATCACGAACGAAGACGGTGAGTACACCTACGTCTGTCCCAACGTTCACTTCATATTCGGCTACACGGCCGACGAAATCCACGATCGAGAGACGATCGACGATCTTCTCGGTGCGGATCTATTCGACCGCGACGAGCTCAGGGCTGAGGGCGTGCTGAAGAACATCGAGACGACCGCGACGGACAAGGCAGGTCGTGAACACACGCTTCTGGTCAACGTTCGCGAGGTCTCGATTCAGGACGGCACGCTTCTCTTCAGCTGTCGAGACATCACGAAACGCAAGCAACGTGAGGAAGCGCTCGCGACACTCCAAGGGACCGCCCGTGATTTCCTGTACGCCGAAACCCATCAGGAGATAGCCCAACACGTTGTTGACGATACACCAGGTGTTCTCGATCTGGAGGCGAGTGCTGTCTATCTCTTCGATGCCGACTCGAACGATCTCCGACCCGCGGCCCGCTCGACAACGATGAGAGAACTCAACGGGCCGCTCCCCACGGTCCACGCCGACGGAGAAACGCTTCCGAGTTATAGCTTCGTCGAGGATGAAGCGCTGTTCTTCGATGACGTCCACCAGGCAGACCGTCTCGAAAACCGGGCGACTGAGCTTCGCAGTGCAGCGTATATCCCACTCGGCAACCACGGCGTATTCGTCGTTGGCTCGAACCGGGTCGGTGCCTTCGATGATGTGACCCGAGAACTGGCCGATCTCCTCGCTGCAACCGCTGAGGCTGCCCTCGACCGAGTCACACGGGAGTCTCGTCTACGCGAACAGGATCGCACGCTTCAGGCGCAAAACGAACAGCTCACCTCGCTGAACCGTATCAACGAGACGATCCGTGAAATCGACCAAGCCCTCGTGCAAGCCGAAACGAGAGAGGAGGTCGATCATACGGTCTGCGAACTGTTGACCGCCGATGACCGGTTCCGGTTCGCTTGGATCGGAACGGTGGACATGACGACCGACGTCGTCGAGCCACGGGCCTGGGCCGGCAGCGAACAGGGGTATCTGGATAGCCAAGCGTTCGCTATCGATATGTCCAGTGCAGAGCCGGCCGGCCAGACCGCCGCTACCGGCGACCTGACGATGGTGACGAACGTCGCCGCCGGACTCCGCGAGGACCCGTGGCGGAAGGAGGCCCTCGCTCGTGACTACCTCTCTGTACTGAGCATCCCCCTCGTCTACAACGATCTCACGCACGGGGTGTTGACTGTCTACGCCCCGACCCAAGACGCGTTCGACGACATGACGAAGGCTGTATTAGGCGAACTCGGCGAAACCATCGCGTCTGCTCTCAGTGCAATCGAGCGGAAGAACGCGCTGCTCACGACATCGATGACGCGTGTCGAATTTGCCATCGACGATTCGGCGTTCGTCCTCACTCGGCTCGCGAAAGACGCAGCGTGCACACTCTCGTATCAGGGGGGAGTCCAACAATCCACAGAGGGAAGCTACGTGTTCGTGACCGTCGAGGACGGAGCCGTAACTGATGTCGCAGACGCGGCCTCGCAGCTGGTCGGCGTCGACGAGGTGCAACAGATTAGTGAGGCTGGTGAAGGGGGTGTTCTACGGCTTCGGCTCACGCAGCCGTTCCTCGCCATGGAGTTGGCCGATCACGGTGCCGTCTTCCGTGAGGCGACTGCCGACCCAGCGTCCACGATACTCGTCATCGACATCCCAGATAGTATCGACGTCCGAACGGTCACGCAACTCGTCCGGGAGACGTTCTCTACTGCCGAACTCCGTTCGAAGCAGACGCTGGATCAGTCCGCCGAACACGACTTGTACTCGAAATTCCTCAAGAAGTTGACCGAGCGCCAACTTGAGGTGATCCAGACGGCATACTACAGCGGTTTCTTCGAATCGCCCCGCGAAAGCACCGGCGAAGACGTTGCGGAGACACTCGGAATATCCCCGCCGGCGTTCTATAAGCACGCCCGGACCGTCCAACGCAAACTGTTCGAGACGCTCTTCGAGGAGAACAACTTCTCGATTCCTGGAACCGGCGAGGTTCAATAA
- a CDS encoding rubrerythrin-like domain-containing protein — protein MRDVDPEPDGETPYECFTCGNIIIAENSPGQCPDCSGSMRNRQVPLE, from the coding sequence ATGAGAGATGTCGACCCCGAACCCGACGGAGAAACCCCATACGAGTGCTTCACGTGTGGCAACATCATCATCGCTGAGAACAGCCCCGGCCAGTGTCCCGATTGTAGTGGCTCGATGCGAAATCGGCAGGTCCCACTGGAATAA
- the gdhB gene encoding glutamate dehydrogenase GdhB: MASQTDPLRDEPGDAVESSESESALQTARRQLYHAADHLDIDPSIVERLKYPKKVHEVTVPIKRDDGTVEVFTGYRAQHDSVRGPFKGGLRYHPDVTRDECVGLGMWMTWKCAVMDLPFGGAKGGIAANPKDLSSTEKERLTRRFAQEIRDVIGPNQDIPAPDMGTDPQTMAWLMDAYSMQEGETTPGVVTGKPPVVGGSEGREEAPGRSVAIITKLVCEYYDRKLKETTVAVQGYGSVGANAARLLDEWGATVVAVSDVNGAMYEPEGVDTASVPSHDEEPEAVTKYADTVISNDELLTLDVDVLIPAALGNVITEENAKAVAADFVVEGANGPTISTADSILAERGVAVIPDILANAGGVTVSYFEWLQDINRRAWSLERVNDELEAEMRAAWDAVRSEFEQRDVTWRDAAYIVALSRIAEAHEARGLWP; this comes from the coding sequence ATGGCATCCCAAACTGACCCCCTCCGTGACGAACCAGGTGATGCCGTGGAGTCGTCCGAATCGGAATCGGCGCTCCAAACGGCTCGCCGGCAGCTGTACCACGCTGCTGATCACCTGGACATCGACCCGAGTATCGTCGAACGGCTCAAATATCCGAAGAAGGTCCACGAAGTAACGGTCCCAATCAAGCGGGATGACGGTACCGTCGAAGTGTTCACGGGCTACCGAGCCCAACACGATAGTGTCAGAGGTCCATTCAAAGGCGGGCTTCGATACCACCCTGACGTGACCCGAGACGAGTGTGTCGGCCTCGGTATGTGGATGACCTGGAAATGTGCCGTTATGGATCTGCCTTTCGGCGGGGCAAAAGGTGGCATTGCCGCCAACCCGAAGGATTTGAGTTCGACCGAAAAAGAACGGCTCACTCGCCGGTTCGCACAAGAAATACGCGACGTCATCGGCCCGAACCAGGATATCCCTGCTCCCGATATGGGGACGGACCCTCAGACGATGGCGTGGCTGATGGATGCCTACTCGATGCAGGAAGGCGAGACGACACCGGGTGTTGTCACCGGCAAGCCGCCGGTGGTCGGTGGTAGTGAAGGCCGTGAAGAAGCCCCCGGACGGAGCGTAGCGATCATCACGAAGTTGGTCTGTGAGTACTACGACCGCAAGCTCAAGGAGACGACGGTTGCTGTCCAAGGATACGGGAGCGTTGGCGCGAATGCGGCTCGACTGCTCGACGAGTGGGGCGCGACTGTCGTCGCAGTCAGCGACGTGAATGGAGCGATGTACGAACCAGAAGGGGTCGACACGGCTTCAGTCCCGTCACACGACGAAGAGCCGGAAGCAGTTACCAAGTACGCGGACACCGTCATTTCGAACGACGAGTTACTCACGCTCGATGTCGATGTGCTCATCCCAGCAGCACTGGGGAACGTGATCACCGAGGAAAATGCAAAGGCGGTTGCAGCGGATTTCGTCGTCGAAGGTGCGAACGGCCCAACGATCTCGACCGCGGATTCTATTCTTGCAGAGCGAGGTGTCGCAGTGATTCCCGATATTCTCGCCAATGCTGGTGGAGTGACGGTAAGCTACTTCGAGTGGCTCCAGGATATCAATCGGCGAGCATGGTCGCTCGAACGGGTGAACGATGAACTCGAAGCGGAGATGCGGGCTGCCTGGGATGCGGTTCGATCAGAGTTCGAACAACGCGACGTCACTTGGCGTGATGCAGCCTATATCGTTGCGTTGTCCCGGATTGCCGAGGCGCATGAAGCGCGAGGGTTGTGGCCGTAA